One Oceanithermus desulfurans DNA segment encodes these proteins:
- the rpsO gene encoding 30S ribosomal protein S15, with the protein MALTTAEKQAIIEKFAQFPGDTGSTEVQVALLTERINRLSEHLRAHKHDFHSHRGLLKMVGQRKRLLKYLEREDAERYKSLIEKLGLRK; encoded by the coding sequence ATGGCACTAACCACAGCGGAAAAACAGGCGATCATCGAGAAGTTTGCCCAGTTCCCCGGCGACACCGGCTCCACCGAGGTGCAGGTGGCGCTCCTCACCGAGCGCATCAACCGCCTCTCGGAGCACCTGCGCGCCCACAAGCACGACTTCCACTCGCACCGCGGCCTGCTCAAGATGGTGGGGCAGCGCAAGCGCCTGCTCAAGTACCTCGAGCGCGAAGACGCCGAGCGCTACAAGAGCCTGATTGAGAAACTTGGCCTCAGGAAGTAG
- a CDS encoding AEC family transporter: MGGVGVLLGAVAPVALMVATGYLAARLLRLDRGPLTRLTLFVLVPFLVFDQLWRADAEPLGALRLAAAFALASAAFALAGWAVGRLLGLPAAVRASLTATTAFPNTGNMGLSVALFALGEAGLERATIVFVVATVLLFGFGPALFHGGSLREQLAMTLRLPLIWAVVLGLAANAADLRLPANLGGGVHMLAQGAIPMLLLALGMQIAESRIRVGAYNLLASLLRVLGGPVVAFWIGRALGLGGADLVVLVLISGMPAAVNTYLMAAEFGGDAARTARVVVLSTLISFLTLPLVLGWALRAAGVG, from the coding sequence GTGGGCGGGGTGGGGGTGCTGCTGGGGGCGGTGGCGCCGGTGGCGCTGATGGTGGCCACCGGCTACCTCGCCGCGCGCCTCCTGCGGCTCGACCGCGGGCCGCTGACGCGGCTCACCCTCTTCGTCCTCGTCCCCTTCCTGGTCTTCGACCAGCTCTGGCGCGCCGACGCCGAACCGCTGGGGGCGCTGCGGCTGGCCGCGGCCTTCGCCCTCGCCTCGGCGGCCTTCGCCCTCGCGGGCTGGGCGGTGGGGCGGTTGCTGGGCCTGCCCGCGGCGGTGCGGGCGAGCCTGACCGCGACCACGGCCTTCCCCAACACCGGCAACATGGGCCTGTCGGTGGCCCTCTTCGCGCTGGGTGAAGCAGGCCTCGAGCGCGCGACGATCGTCTTCGTGGTGGCCACGGTGCTGCTCTTCGGCTTCGGTCCCGCCCTCTTCCATGGCGGTAGCCTGCGCGAGCAGCTGGCCATGACCCTGCGCCTGCCGCTCATCTGGGCGGTGGTGCTCGGCCTTGCCGCGAACGCCGCGGACCTCCGGCTCCCCGCCAACCTGGGCGGAGGCGTGCACATGCTGGCCCAGGGCGCCATCCCCATGCTGCTGCTGGCGCTGGGCATGCAGATCGCCGAGTCGCGCATCCGGGTGGGCGCCTACAACCTGCTGGCCAGCCTGCTGCGGGTGCTCGGCGGTCCGGTGGTGGCGTTCTGGATCGGCCGCGCGCTGGGGCTGGGGGGCGCGGACCTGGTGGTGCTGGTGCTCATCAGCGGCATGCCCGCGGCGGTGAACACCTACCTGATGGCCGCCGAGTTTGGCGGCGACGCCGCGCGGACCGCGCGCGTGGTGGTGCTCTCGACGCTGATCAGCTTTCTGACCCTGCCCCTGGTGCTGGGCTGGGCGCTGCGGGCGGCGGGGGTAGGTTAG
- a CDS encoding tetratricopeptide repeat protein: protein MNPRELAKAFPRVLVGALLNKAEQWLGEDALAALDVAISSPDGSFLEGLSGWLRADDAERKLRAVARQAEVYVRGQCKDDELQQVFSLGFAGLPQVQDALTELPQRMGTEAIRHELAAAVARDFPRLEKAQVIKASECYAQALEYALLTHKDLALLVIGRAVFQIRAQQSEEFARVNEKLDEVLKLLGQGQVPSEAALAVFRQALVNNRLLIDGDVENSMVIVGNNNVVQLSGQLLSELRKRVTLPGDLPLGSYLPLARNTIFTGREKELAELARALLEEGENAVVQQAVAGMGGVGKTQLAVEFAYRYGYRLAGVHWLDLSDPEQLDEQIARNGLEMRLDPWPDKQPEQVSATLHAWRADGPRLLILDNYEDPDNANMVLGRLHGAELRLLITTRSRNWHAGLGLKTLALDEFSPAESLAFLRRWLPEARARDDELAELAERLGHLPLALELAGRYLHRLKTKAVSEYLSELECALEHRSMKGWKPGLGNPTGHDLSLAQTFSLSWQRLESEVARRVLLAAGYCAPGEPLPLEALEGVGGSADALQEALADLLGLGLLKEGEPPTIHPLVAEFARGLDEEGEVLADFAAKIADLANRLNSEADRAGNYALFAPLISHVRAVARAVEKRKIEDERVIAAAAQLWNSLGYHLNAVAEYKGAKAAYERALEILEDHLGEDHPNVATLVNNLGSVLKALGDLQGAKAAFERALEIFVTFLPPDHPHIKIVRNNLRSLGNSGAK from the coding sequence TTGAACCCTAGAGAGCTGGCTAAGGCGTTCCCGCGCGTTTTGGTTGGTGCGCTGCTCAATAAGGCCGAGCAGTGGTTGGGTGAAGACGCCTTAGCGGCGCTCGACGTGGCAATCAGTTCACCTGATGGGTCATTTTTGGAAGGCTTAAGTGGTTGGCTACGGGCCGATGATGCCGAGCGGAAACTGCGTGCAGTGGCCCGGCAGGCCGAAGTATATGTCCGAGGGCAATGCAAAGATGACGAACTGCAGCAGGTATTCTCGCTGGGTTTCGCCGGTCTGCCTCAGGTACAAGATGCGCTGACCGAGCTGCCCCAACGAATGGGCACCGAGGCCATTCGGCATGAACTGGCCGCCGCCGTTGCGCGCGACTTTCCCAGATTGGAAAAGGCGCAAGTAATAAAGGCCAGCGAGTGCTACGCTCAGGCCCTTGAATATGCCCTGCTAACCCACAAAGACCTTGCTTTGCTGGTGATCGGCCGCGCGGTTTTTCAGATTAGGGCCCAGCAGAGCGAGGAGTTCGCCCGCGTTAATGAGAAGCTCGATGAAGTGCTCAAACTGCTGGGGCAGGGTCAAGTTCCAAGCGAAGCCGCGCTGGCGGTATTTCGGCAGGCTTTGGTTAACAACCGATTGCTGATAGATGGTGACGTCGAAAATAGCATGGTCATCGTGGGCAATAACAACGTCGTTCAGCTCTCCGGGCAATTGCTGAGCGAGCTGCGCAAAAGGGTTACTCTGCCCGGCGATTTGCCTTTAGGTTCGTACCTACCGCTGGCACGGAATACGATCTTTACCGGGCGCGAAAAAGAGTTGGCAGAGCTGGCCAGGGCGCTTTTGGAGGAAGGCGAAAATGCTGTGGTGCAACAAGCGGTAGCCGGAATGGGCGGAGTGGGGAAAACGCAACTGGCGGTGGAATTTGCTTATCGCTACGGTTACCGGCTGGCCGGCGTTCACTGGCTCGACCTGAGCGACCCCGAACAGCTGGACGAACAGATTGCCCGCAATGGCTTAGAGATGCGCCTCGACCCCTGGCCCGATAAGCAGCCCGAGCAGGTGTCGGCTACCCTGCACGCCTGGCGCGCTGATGGACCCCGCTTGTTGATTCTCGACAACTACGAAGACCCAGATAATGCAAATATGGTTTTAGGGCGACTGCATGGCGCCGAGCTGCGGCTGCTTATTACTACGCGTAGCAGGAACTGGCACGCCGGCCTGGGCCTCAAAACCCTGGCACTGGATGAGTTTTCGCCCGCTGAAAGCCTAGCCTTCTTGCGTCGTTGGTTGCCCGAGGCAAGAGCAAGGGATGACGAACTGGCCGAGCTGGCGGAGAGGCTGGGCCACTTGCCGCTGGCGCTGGAGCTGGCGGGCCGCTATTTGCATCGTCTCAAAACCAAAGCGGTGAGCGAGTATCTGAGCGAGTTGGAATGCGCCTTGGAACACCGCTCCATGAAGGGGTGGAAGCCGGGGCTGGGGAATCCCACCGGGCACGATCTGAGCTTGGCGCAAACATTCTCTCTTTCGTGGCAGCGGCTAGAAAGCGAGGTGGCGCGGCGGGTTTTGCTGGCAGCAGGCTACTGCGCGCCCGGCGAGCCTTTACCGCTGGAGGCACTGGAGGGTGTGGGCGGCAGCGCCGACGCGCTGCAGGAGGCGCTGGCTGATTTGCTGGGGTTGGGTTTGCTCAAAGAAGGCGAACCCCCGACGATACATCCGCTGGTGGCCGAGTTTGCGCGGGGACTGGACGAAGAAGGGGAGGTTTTGGCAGATTTCGCTGCGAAGATTGCCGACTTGGCCAATCGTCTGAACAGTGAGGCCGACCGCGCCGGCAACTATGCCCTTTTTGCCCCGCTCATTTCCCACGTGCGCGCGGTGGCCAGAGCGGTGGAAAAGAGGAAAATCGAAGACGAGCGGGTTATTGCTGCCGCAGCACAGTTGTGGAACAGCTTGGGTTACCACCTCAACGCCGTAGCAGAGTACAAAGGCGCCAAGGCCGCCTACGAGCGGGCGCTGGAAATACTCGAGGACCATCTGGGTGAGGACCATCCTAACGTGGCCACCTTAGTCAACAACCTGGGCTCCGTCCTCAAAGCCCTCGGCGACCTCCAAGGCGCCAAAGCCGCCTTCGAGCGGGCGCTGGAGATATTCGTAACATTCCTGCCACCCGACCATCCGCATATAAAAATCGTCCGCAACAACTTACGTTCCCTTGGCAATAGCGGGGCAAAGTAG
- a CDS encoding M20/M25/M40 family metallo-hydrolase, which yields MEGTNVVQLLQRLIQFDTTNPPGREAEAMRWVQGWLEERGVPSELLARDPERPNLIARLRGRGQAPPLLVYGHLDVVTTEGQDWSVPPFEGVVKDGFVWGRGALDMKGAVAMYLASLVEAHAAGELAGDVVLALVSDEEAGGDYGASWLADHHPERFEGVRHALGEFGGFSLEIAGRRFYPVMVAEKQISWIELTFTGPAGHGSLIHKGGAMARLGQALVALDKKLTPVHVTPVAERMFREIAAGLSGAARAGVLAALKPALTDRVLEALGEGGRLFQPLFHNTVNATIVTGGDKINVVPSEVRLQLDGRLLPGFSPDDLVAELEQIIPVPFEARVVRHDPGPGEVDWSLFPLLKRTLEEADPGARAVPLLLSGVTDGRHFARLGIQTYGFAPMKLPSDLNFSRLIHAADERIPVEALEFGVQTLRRFFRSYGRG from the coding sequence ATGGAAGGTACGAACGTCGTCCAGCTCTTGCAGCGTCTGATCCAATTCGACACCACCAACCCTCCCGGCCGCGAGGCCGAAGCCATGCGCTGGGTGCAGGGCTGGCTCGAAGAGCGGGGGGTCCCCTCCGAGCTGCTCGCCCGCGACCCCGAGCGGCCCAACCTGATCGCGCGCCTTCGCGGTCGCGGCCAGGCGCCGCCGCTCCTCGTCTACGGCCACCTCGACGTGGTGACCACCGAAGGGCAGGACTGGAGCGTGCCCCCGTTCGAGGGCGTGGTCAAGGACGGTTTCGTTTGGGGACGGGGCGCGCTCGACATGAAGGGGGCGGTGGCCATGTACCTGGCCTCGCTGGTGGAGGCGCACGCGGCCGGTGAGCTCGCCGGCGACGTGGTGCTGGCACTGGTGAGCGACGAGGAGGCCGGGGGCGACTACGGCGCCTCCTGGCTGGCGGACCACCACCCCGAGCGGTTCGAGGGCGTACGCCACGCCCTGGGCGAGTTCGGCGGCTTCAGCCTCGAGATCGCCGGCCGCCGCTTCTACCCGGTCATGGTGGCCGAAAAGCAGATCAGCTGGATCGAGCTCACCTTCACCGGGCCCGCCGGCCACGGCTCGCTCATCCACAAGGGCGGGGCCATGGCCAGGCTGGGCCAGGCGCTGGTGGCCCTCGACAAGAAGCTCACGCCCGTCCACGTCACGCCCGTCGCCGAACGCATGTTCCGCGAGATCGCCGCCGGGCTCAGCGGCGCGGCGCGCGCCGGGGTGCTGGCGGCGCTCAAACCCGCGCTCACCGACCGCGTCCTCGAAGCGCTGGGCGAGGGGGGGCGGCTCTTCCAGCCGCTCTTCCACAACACCGTCAACGCCACCATCGTCACCGGCGGCGACAAGATCAACGTGGTGCCCTCCGAGGTGCGCCTCCAGCTCGACGGGCGGCTGCTGCCCGGCTTCTCCCCCGATGACCTCGTCGCCGAGCTCGAGCAGATCATCCCGGTCCCCTTCGAGGCCCGGGTGGTGCGCCACGACCCGGGCCCCGGGGAGGTGGACTGGAGCCTCTTCCCCCTGCTCAAGCGCACCCTGGAGGAAGCCGACCCCGGAGCGCGGGCGGTGCCGCTGCTGCTCTCCGGGGTCACCGACGGCCGCCACTTCGCGCGCCTGGGCATCCAGACCTACGGCTTCGCGCCCATGAAGCTGCCCTCCGACCTGAACTTCTCGCGCCTCATCCACGCCGCCGACGAACGCATCCCGGTGGAGGCGCTGGAGTTCGGCGTCCAGACCCTGCGGCGTTTCTTCCGCAGCTACGGCCGCGGGTGA
- a CDS encoding 50S ribosomal protein L11 methyltransferase — MHVFVLRGDFEGLDAYLPLLFELGARGLEERPGEVWAYFPERVELPLPGRWQELPDEDWLEAWKRDLKPVAAGPFVVLAPWHDWQGPERRLVLEPGMAFGTGHHATTRMALEALAAQPLAGRRVLDVGTGSGILAIAAALLGAEVLGVDTDASVIPVARENARKNGVAPDFRVGSTEAAQPPYDVLVANLYAELHAELAPAYARLLAPGGRAHLTGVLAERAPLVRRALEGAGLRPAGERREGEWTLLSFER; from the coding sequence ATGCACGTCTTCGTTCTGAGGGGTGACTTCGAAGGGCTCGACGCCTACCTGCCGCTGCTTTTCGAGCTGGGTGCGCGCGGCCTCGAGGAAAGGCCCGGCGAGGTCTGGGCCTACTTCCCCGAGCGGGTGGAGCTGCCGTTGCCCGGCCGCTGGCAAGAGCTCCCCGACGAGGACTGGCTCGAAGCCTGGAAGCGCGACCTGAAGCCGGTGGCGGCGGGGCCGTTCGTGGTGCTGGCCCCCTGGCACGACTGGCAGGGCCCCGAGCGCCGCCTCGTGCTCGAGCCCGGCATGGCCTTTGGCACCGGACACCACGCCACCACCCGGATGGCGCTCGAGGCTCTGGCGGCCCAGCCGCTCGCGGGCCGCAGGGTGCTCGACGTGGGCACGGGCTCGGGCATCCTCGCCATCGCCGCCGCCCTGCTGGGCGCGGAGGTCCTGGGGGTGGACACCGACGCTTCCGTGATCCCGGTCGCCCGCGAGAACGCGCGCAAGAACGGCGTAGCCCCCGACTTCCGCGTCGGCAGCACGGAGGCAGCCCAACCGCCCTACGACGTGCTGGTGGCCAACCTCTACGCCGAGCTGCACGCCGAGCTGGCCCCCGCCTACGCCCGGCTGCTGGCGCCCGGGGGGCGGGCCCACCTGACGGGCGTCCTCGCGGAGCGGGCGCCGCTGGTGCGCCGGGCCCTGGAAGGGGCGGGCCTGCGCCCCGCAGGCGAGCGCCGCGAAGGGGAGTGGACGCTCCTCAGCTTCGAACGATGA
- the pnp gene encoding polyribonucleotide nucleotidyltransferase: protein MPIATENTPQPHRFSAVLGGRELVIETGKYARQASGSVWVRYGETIVMATAEGSKEPIDMPFLPLTVEFEERHYAIGKIPGSFMRREGRPGEKAILSARMTDRPIRPLFPKGFRHEVQVILTVLAADQQNPPDVLGPLAASAALMLSDVPWDGPIASVRVGRVNGELVLNPTLQQLDESDLDLIVAGSKDAIIMVEAGAKEVGEDLLVEALDFAHREMQPLIALQQEMREQLGKPKFAWSPPATLSDEELEAFYRLAIERGLKDVLLTASKHERAEALDAFRDALIAEIVPEEDEDAEARRALYKQAFGDVTKRELRRMIVEEKKRADGRGPAEIRPIWIEVDVLPRSHGSAIFTRGETQVLGTVTLGTGRDEQIIDDLGLDESEDFLVHYNFPPYSTGEVKRLRGVSRREVGHGNLAKRALKPMLPEKDAFPYTIRVVGDVLESNGSSSMATVCAGCLALMDAGVPIKKPVAGIAMGLVKPEEGEPVVLTDILGMEDALGDMDFKVTGTRDGVTALQMDIKVQGLDAAVMRRALEQARAARLAILDQMEKVLPEPRKELKPFAPRILALKIPVDKIGAVIGPGGKNIRALEELGVSIDIEEDGTVRIYSAEGGAAEEAKARIENLTREAKVGEIYEGVVVRTTNFGAFIQLFPGTEGLLHISQIAEERVDKVEDHLKVGDKITVKVNRIDEKGRVDLVRPELEGKIPPRRPPRSGGPRRR, encoded by the coding sequence ATGCCCATCGCTACGGAAAACACCCCCCAACCCCACCGCTTCAGCGCCGTGCTGGGCGGGCGCGAGCTCGTCATCGAGACCGGCAAGTACGCCCGCCAGGCCTCGGGCTCGGTCTGGGTGCGCTACGGCGAGACGATCGTCATGGCCACCGCCGAGGGCTCGAAGGAACCCATCGACATGCCCTTCCTGCCGCTCACCGTCGAGTTCGAGGAGCGGCACTACGCCATCGGCAAGATCCCCGGCTCCTTCATGCGCCGCGAGGGGCGGCCCGGTGAAAAGGCCATCCTTTCGGCGCGGATGACCGACCGCCCCATCCGCCCCCTCTTCCCCAAGGGCTTCCGCCACGAGGTCCAGGTGATCCTGACCGTGCTGGCGGCCGACCAGCAGAACCCGCCCGATGTGCTGGGGCCGCTGGCGGCCTCGGCGGCGCTGATGCTCTCGGACGTCCCCTGGGACGGCCCCATCGCCAGCGTGCGCGTGGGCCGGGTGAACGGCGAACTGGTCCTCAACCCCACCCTGCAACAGCTGGACGAAAGCGACCTCGACCTGATCGTCGCCGGCTCCAAGGACGCGATCATCATGGTCGAGGCCGGCGCCAAGGAGGTCGGCGAGGACCTGCTCGTCGAAGCCCTCGACTTCGCCCACCGCGAGATGCAGCCGTTGATCGCGCTGCAGCAGGAGATGCGCGAGCAGCTGGGCAAGCCCAAGTTCGCCTGGAGCCCGCCGGCGACGCTTTCCGACGAGGAGCTCGAGGCCTTCTACCGGCTCGCGATCGAGCGCGGACTAAAAGACGTGCTGCTCACCGCCTCCAAGCACGAGCGGGCCGAGGCCCTGGACGCCTTCCGCGACGCCCTTATCGCCGAGATCGTCCCCGAAGAGGACGAAGACGCCGAAGCCCGCCGCGCGCTCTACAAGCAGGCCTTCGGCGACGTGACCAAGCGCGAGCTGCGCCGCATGATCGTCGAGGAGAAGAAGCGCGCCGACGGCCGCGGGCCGGCGGAGATCCGCCCCATCTGGATCGAGGTGGACGTGCTGCCGCGCTCGCACGGCTCGGCGATCTTCACCCGCGGCGAGACCCAGGTGCTGGGCACCGTCACCCTGGGGACCGGCCGCGACGAGCAGATCATCGACGACCTGGGGCTGGACGAGTCGGAAGACTTCCTGGTCCACTACAACTTCCCGCCCTACTCGACCGGCGAGGTCAAGCGCCTGCGCGGCGTCTCGCGGCGCGAGGTGGGCCACGGCAACCTCGCCAAACGGGCGCTCAAGCCGATGCTGCCCGAGAAGGACGCCTTCCCCTACACCATCCGCGTGGTCGGCGACGTGCTCGAGTCCAACGGCTCCAGCTCGATGGCCACCGTCTGCGCCGGCTGCCTGGCGCTGATGGACGCCGGCGTGCCCATCAAGAAGCCGGTCGCCGGCATCGCCATGGGGCTGGTCAAGCCCGAGGAGGGCGAGCCGGTGGTGCTCACCGACATTTTGGGCATGGAGGACGCCCTGGGCGACATGGACTTCAAGGTGACGGGCACCCGCGACGGCGTGACCGCGCTGCAGATGGACATCAAGGTGCAGGGACTCGACGCCGCGGTGATGCGCCGCGCCCTGGAGCAGGCGCGGGCGGCGCGGCTGGCCATCCTCGACCAGATGGAGAAGGTCCTGCCGGAGCCGCGCAAAGAGCTCAAGCCCTTCGCGCCGCGGATCCTCGCGCTCAAGATCCCGGTCGACAAGATCGGCGCGGTCATCGGCCCCGGCGGCAAGAACATCCGCGCCCTCGAGGAGCTGGGCGTCTCGATCGACATCGAGGAGGACGGCACCGTGCGCATCTACTCGGCCGAGGGCGGCGCCGCCGAGGAGGCCAAGGCCCGCATCGAGAACCTCACCCGCGAGGCCAAGGTGGGCGAGATCTACGAGGGCGTGGTCGTGCGCACCACCAACTTCGGCGCCTTCATCCAGCTCTTCCCCGGAACCGAGGGGCTCCTGCACATCAGCCAGATCGCCGAGGAGCGCGTCGACAAGGTGGAGGACCACCTCAAGGTGGGCGACAAGATCACCGTCAAGGTGAACCGCATCGACGAGAAGGGCCGCGTCGACCTGGTGCGCCCCGAGCTCGAGGGCAAGATCCCCCCGCGGCGCCCGCCCCGCTCGGGCGGACCGCGCCGCCGCTAG
- a CDS encoding ribonuclease J, with protein MNEQAKPTRKPGRRRSRSRKPKGPLSIGKLEIVPLGGMGEIGKNITAFRYEDEILVVDGGLAFPEEHMPGVDILIPRIDYLVENAKLIKGWVLTHGHEDHIGGMPFLLPQLPKIPLYGAKLTLGLLRGKLEEFGLKPGEFDLNVVSPDETLKIGRHFTVDLFRMTHSIPDNSGLIIRTPVGNVVHTGDFKLDPTPVDGKVSHLAKVAQAGAEGVLLLIADSTNAERPGITPSEAEVAVALDAAIGAAEGRVFVTTFASHIHRVQSVIRAAERHGRKVAMEGRSMLKFAKIALELGYLEVKDRLYTTDEIKDIPDREVLVLATGSQGQPMAVLSRLAFGRHAKLSVGEGDTVILSSSPIPGNEEAVNRVINKLYELGARVLYPPAYKVHASGHASREELRFLYNLVQPKFFVPWHGEVRHQTNFKWLVEKMPKPPVKTIVPENGDVLELTADDLKKTGRVKAGALYVDGLGVGDITDDILAERQDMAADGIVILTALVSEQPVVEVVSRGFVKAGQRLHAEIRRVALEAIQKGVREKKPLEQIRDDVYYPAKKFIRKATGRDPILIPILFEA; from the coding sequence ATGAACGAACAAGCCAAACCCACCCGCAAGCCCGGCCGGCGCCGCTCGCGCAGCCGCAAGCCCAAGGGTCCCCTTTCCATCGGTAAGCTCGAGATCGTCCCCCTGGGAGGGATGGGCGAGATCGGCAAGAACATCACCGCCTTCCGTTACGAGGACGAGATCCTCGTCGTCGACGGCGGCCTCGCCTTCCCCGAGGAGCATATGCCCGGGGTGGACATCCTGATCCCCCGCATCGACTACCTGGTCGAAAACGCCAAGCTCATCAAGGGCTGGGTGCTCACCCACGGCCACGAAGACCACATCGGCGGCATGCCCTTCCTGCTGCCGCAGCTGCCCAAGATCCCCCTCTACGGGGCCAAGCTGACCCTGGGCCTGTTGCGCGGCAAGCTCGAAGAGTTCGGCCTCAAGCCGGGCGAGTTCGACCTCAACGTGGTGAGCCCCGACGAGACGCTGAAGATCGGGCGCCACTTCACCGTCGACCTCTTCCGCATGACCCACTCGATCCCCGACAACTCGGGGCTGATCATCCGCACCCCGGTGGGCAACGTCGTCCACACCGGCGACTTCAAGCTCGACCCCACGCCGGTGGACGGCAAGGTGAGCCACCTGGCCAAGGTGGCCCAGGCCGGCGCCGAAGGGGTGCTGCTGCTGATCGCCGACTCCACCAACGCCGAGCGCCCGGGCATCACCCCCAGCGAGGCCGAGGTGGCCGTGGCGCTCGACGCCGCCATCGGGGCGGCGGAGGGCCGCGTCTTCGTGACCACCTTCGCCTCGCACATCCACCGGGTGCAGTCGGTGATCCGCGCCGCCGAGCGGCACGGGCGCAAGGTAGCGATGGAAGGCCGCAGCATGCTTAAGTTCGCCAAGATCGCGCTCGAGCTGGGCTACCTGGAGGTGAAGGACCGCCTCTACACCACCGACGAGATCAAGGACATCCCCGACCGCGAGGTGCTGGTGCTGGCCACCGGCTCTCAGGGCCAGCCGATGGCGGTGCTGAGCCGCCTCGCCTTCGGCCGCCACGCCAAGCTGAGCGTGGGCGAGGGGGACACCGTGATCCTCAGCTCGAGCCCCATTCCCGGTAACGAGGAGGCCGTCAACCGGGTGATCAACAAGCTCTACGAGCTGGGCGCGCGCGTCCTCTACCCGCCCGCTTACAAGGTGCACGCCTCCGGCCACGCCAGCCGCGAGGAGCTGCGCTTCCTCTACAACCTGGTCCAGCCCAAGTTCTTCGTGCCCTGGCACGGCGAGGTGCGCCACCAAACCAACTTCAAGTGGCTGGTCGAGAAGATGCCGAAGCCCCCGGTGAAGACGATCGTGCCCGAAAACGGCGACGTGCTGGAGCTGACCGCCGACGACCTGAAGAAGACGGGCCGCGTCAAGGCGGGGGCGCTCTACGTGGACGGCCTCGGGGTGGGCGACATCACCGACGACATCCTCGCCGAGCGCCAGGACATGGCCGCCGACGGAATCGTGATCCTGACCGCGCTGGTCTCCGAACAGCCCGTCGTCGAGGTGGTGAGCCGCGGCTTCGTCAAGGCGGGGCAGCGGCTGCACGCCGAGATCCGCCGGGTCGCCCTCGAGGCGATCCAGAAGGGCGTGCGCGAGAAGAAGCCGCTCGAGCAGATCCGCGACGACGTCTACTACCCCGCGAAGAAGTTCATCCGCAAGGCGACGGGCCGCGACCCGATCCTGATCCCCATCCTCTTCGAGGCCTGA
- a CDS encoding 16S rRNA (uracil(1498)-N(3))-methyltransferase: MRKPRVFVPRIDPEIVLTGREAHHLLHVLRVRPGREVVVFDGAGLEAEARVLRAGEGVVRLEAGEPRAVRREPPLTPVLYLALLKGNKLADVVRAGSELGVGRFVLLVTERGVPREMGRAKLERLRRIAVEAAKQSGRSRLPEVAPPVPLAALKPVSFGLVAHPGAAHALAEVEWPGSGEAALASGPEGGFTEAEVAQLIGLGFRPVGLGPRILRAETAPLVLAAATAAARGM, translated from the coding sequence ATGAGAAAGCCGCGCGTCTTCGTACCCCGGATCGACCCGGAGATCGTGCTGACCGGGCGGGAGGCCCACCACCTGCTGCACGTGCTGCGCGTTCGCCCGGGCCGCGAGGTCGTCGTCTTCGACGGCGCCGGGCTCGAGGCCGAGGCCCGGGTGCTGCGCGCCGGCGAGGGCGTGGTGCGGCTCGAAGCGGGTGAGCCCCGGGCGGTGCGGCGTGAGCCGCCGCTCACGCCGGTGCTCTACCTGGCGCTGCTCAAAGGGAACAAGCTCGCCGACGTGGTGCGCGCGGGCAGCGAGCTGGGGGTGGGCCGCTTCGTTTTGCTCGTAACCGAACGCGGCGTGCCGCGGGAGATGGGCCGGGCCAAGCTGGAGCGGCTGCGCCGGATTGCGGTCGAGGCCGCCAAGCAGTCGGGCCGCTCGCGGCTGCCCGAGGTGGCCCCGCCGGTGCCGCTGGCGGCGCTGAAGCCCGTGAGCTTCGGCCTCGTCGCCCATCCCGGCGCGGCGCACGCGCTCGCCGAGGTGGAATGGCCCGGGAGCGGGGAGGCGGCGCTCGCCAGCGGACCCGAGGGCGGCTTCACCGAGGCCGAGGTGGCGCAGCTGATCGGCCTGGGCTTCCGGCCCGTCGGCCTGGGTCCGCGCATCCTGCGGGCCGAGACCGCGCCGCTGGTGCTCGCTGCAGCGACTGCGGCGGCGCGAGGGATGTAA